A stretch of the uncultured Desulfobacter sp. genome encodes the following:
- a CDS encoding flagellar basal body-associated FliL family protein: MLTFSYNGHGPTINLIYQKYSQLPPARAAWINDQIILGGIVADDLLEKLEDDELIESMNDEDGDSDEKPVKTGFIGKLLSGKKKLIIIILLALFLLIGIGASVFLLLSGGKEEEAPEQTAGEDVVTEESIQAALEDQNKAIFEDIVQLEPFEQIFLRQDSTMHYISLGIALEMIEPEFRRQVYTMEPRIRKIIETQMRQMRWMELRTPQGKIKLKVALLNRINQIFPKVAIRHIYFTKFLMQ, encoded by the coding sequence TTGCTAACATTTTCTTATAACGGCCATGGGCCGACCATAAACCTGATTTATCAAAAATATTCGCAATTGCCGCCTGCAAGGGCCGCCTGGATAAACGACCAGATTATTTTGGGAGGAATTGTGGCTGACGATCTGCTGGAAAAACTTGAAGACGATGAACTGATTGAATCTATGAACGATGAAGACGGGGATTCAGATGAAAAACCTGTCAAAACTGGATTTATCGGCAAACTGCTGTCAGGAAAAAAAAAGCTGATCATTATTATACTTTTGGCTTTATTTTTATTGATCGGGATTGGGGCAAGCGTATTCCTTCTCCTGTCCGGCGGCAAGGAAGAAGAGGCACCGGAACAAACGGCCGGAGAAGATGTCGTGACGGAAGAAAGCATTCAGGCGGCCTTAGAAGACCAAAACAAAGCAATATTTGAAGATATTGTACAGCTCGAACCCTTTGAACAAATTTTTTTAAGACAAGATTCAACGATGCATTACATATCTCTGGGTATCGCCCTTGAAATGATCGAGCCGGAATTTCGAAGACAGGTGTATACCATGGAGCCCAGGATCAGAAAAATAATTGAAACCCAGATGCGACAAATGAGATGGATGGAGCTGCGAACCCCCCAGGGCAAAATTAAACTGAAAGTCGCACTTCTTAACCGAATAAATCAAATTTTCCCCAAAGTTGCGATACGGCATATTTATTTTACTAAATTTTTAATGCAGTGA